One segment of Rubripirellula amarantea DNA contains the following:
- a CDS encoding AAA family ATPase: MSTTVESMQAEAQQFGDRYNAVREMIGRVIVGHDDIVHGVLTAVLCGGHVLLEGVPGLGKTMLVRTLSEVLDLDFNRVQFTPDLMPADILGTNMIVEDDQGHRRFEFQRGPVFTQILLADEINRATPKTQSAMLETMQEGTVTAGGHRYVLDKPFFVLATQNPIEQEGTYPLPEAQLDRFLFKLVVGYSSREDLNLIVERTTRGEKVTLEKVMDGSELMKWQAMVRNVILAPHVQDYLVRLNLATHPDGPHSVDATNQYVRWGASPRGAQTLALASKVRALLEGRFNVSFEDVRRVFLPAMRHRVLLNFEAQAEGIQPDEVLLDILQKVPEKAD, translated from the coding sequence ATGAGCACCACCGTCGAATCGATGCAGGCCGAAGCACAGCAGTTCGGTGATCGCTACAACGCTGTGCGCGAAATGATCGGCCGCGTCATTGTGGGGCACGATGATATTGTCCATGGCGTTTTGACGGCGGTCCTGTGCGGTGGTCACGTTCTGTTGGAAGGTGTGCCGGGTTTGGGAAAGACCATGTTGGTCAGGACGCTATCGGAAGTGCTGGACTTGGATTTCAACCGCGTTCAGTTCACGCCGGATTTGATGCCCGCGGATATTCTGGGCACGAACATGATTGTTGAGGACGATCAGGGTCATCGGCGGTTCGAATTCCAACGCGGTCCCGTGTTCACTCAGATTTTGTTGGCCGACGAAATCAACCGCGCCACGCCCAAAACGCAATCAGCGATGCTCGAAACGATGCAGGAAGGCACGGTCACTGCGGGGGGACATCGCTATGTGCTTGACAAGCCTTTCTTTGTTTTGGCGACTCAGAACCCCATTGAACAGGAAGGCACCTACCCGCTCCCTGAAGCTCAACTTGACCGTTTCCTGTTCAAGTTGGTTGTCGGTTACAGCAGTCGCGAAGACTTGAACTTGATTGTTGAACGCACCACGCGAGGCGAAAAGGTGACGTTGGAAAAGGTGATGGATGGATCGGAGTTAATGAAGTGGCAAGCGATGGTTCGCAACGTCATTTTGGCTCCGCACGTTCAGGATTACTTGGTGAGGTTGAACCTGGCCACGCACCCCGACGGTCCGCACAGCGTTGATGCGACGAATCAGTACGTCCGATGGGGTGCCAGTCCTCGAGGAGCTCAAACGCTGGCGCTGGCATCCAAAGTTCGGGCTCTGTTGGAGGGTCGCTTCAACGTGAGCTTCGAAGACGTTCGTCGAGTCTTTTTGCCGGCAATGAGGCACCGCGTCTTGCTGAACTTTGAAGCCCAGGCTGAAGGGATTCAACCAGACGAGGTGTTGCTCGATATCCTTCAAAAGGTGCCTGAGAAAGCGGATTGA
- a CDS encoding PVC-type heme-binding CxxCH protein encodes MQRTQNRLTVNRIVLCCLLAVVSSSWVAAEAAESTTGTAATGSAAADHAIVQAMLRIPGAKLDHYPQRKEAVLRHVQRLSESDPASYLRIAGQLGVPTDATALTRIIKDPNAGQASIEAAKMLAQSGGMEPIADLISNNEGEARISLIETIGHVGNKEVAEVLMPYMMDQSQPTSVRSAAASAIGKHWHGQQLLLGLARENKVPEGVKFEVSNALLGSWTPEVVDAAKKIESLKPAVTSADQVIPSIRELSQINGDPDSGKAVFNKEGTCIKCHKVAGEGKEVGPDLSEIGSKLSKEDMFVSILNPSAGISHNYETYACLTVDGKLITGLLVGETEEEITIKTADAVLTKIPADDVEDLRKQEVSLMPADLQKAMSVQQLVDLVDYLRLLKKPEEAAFNAVVSAGGPPSREANDAIAGFEIAEGLKVQLAAAEPMMLSPTSIDVDHLGRVWVCEVVNYRHFRNPNNEVRESGDRILVMEDTDQDGAMDKTTVFYQGTDVDSPHGICVLGDRVILSAGENVMVFRDTNGDLKADEKTLMFTGISGEQHDHGIHSFMPGPDGKLYFNFGNEGKQLKDAFGKPIVDKAGNVVNDTRQPYQHGMVFRCDLDGSNVETLGWNFRNNWEVAVDSFGAMWQSDNDDDGNRGTRINFVMEFGNYGYRNEKSGNYWQAERIGMREDIGERHWHLNDPGVVPNLLQTGAGSPTGIIVYEGNLLPEKYQNQIIHTDPGPNVVRAYPVQDSGAGYTATIENMVRGVQDPWFRPVDVCTAPDGSVIVADWYDPGVGGHRMGDTKQGRLFRITVPGHESYVTSKPDFTSLEGASKALASPNNETRFLAGQAIKTMWSKNAPNIDDYLDADKVTDARLRARWMWLLAKTASTEKAAIMKALTDSETNIRLAAIRAARQSAQVDDLAVAEMMMDDSSPQVHRELAVLLRGHNSEKAVELWTALALKYDGKDRWYLEALGLSAEGKWDACLDHWLEAVGDDWNSPARRDIVWRARSNKAAELMGQLILQSETSKDQERYFRALEFFDDDVRKNAMSQILAGA; translated from the coding sequence ATGCAACGCACGCAAAACCGACTCACGGTGAACCGCATCGTGTTGTGCTGTTTGTTGGCGGTCGTATCGTCAAGCTGGGTCGCGGCGGAGGCTGCCGAATCGACCACCGGTACTGCGGCCACTGGTAGTGCGGCCGCTGATCACGCGATCGTTCAAGCGATGTTGAGGATCCCTGGTGCTAAGCTCGACCACTACCCCCAACGCAAAGAGGCCGTGCTACGCCACGTGCAACGCCTATCGGAATCTGACCCGGCGTCCTACCTTCGCATCGCCGGGCAACTAGGCGTGCCGACGGATGCAACTGCGTTAACTCGAATTATCAAAGATCCCAATGCCGGCCAAGCTTCGATTGAAGCTGCCAAGATGCTGGCTCAATCCGGTGGGATGGAACCCATCGCTGACCTGATTTCTAACAACGAAGGTGAAGCTAGGATTTCGTTGATCGAAACCATTGGTCACGTTGGAAACAAAGAGGTGGCTGAAGTCTTGATGCCCTACATGATGGATCAGTCGCAACCCACGTCTGTTCGTAGCGCTGCGGCTTCGGCGATTGGCAAGCACTGGCATGGGCAACAATTGTTGTTGGGACTGGCACGAGAAAACAAAGTACCTGAAGGCGTCAAGTTCGAAGTCAGCAACGCGTTGCTTGGTTCATGGACACCAGAAGTCGTCGATGCAGCCAAGAAGATTGAAAGTCTAAAGCCAGCGGTCACCAGCGCGGACCAAGTGATTCCGTCGATTCGCGAGTTATCGCAAATCAATGGCGACCCGGACTCGGGCAAAGCGGTTTTCAACAAAGAAGGCACCTGCATCAAGTGTCACAAGGTGGCCGGCGAAGGCAAGGAAGTTGGCCCAGACCTTTCCGAGATCGGCAGCAAGTTGTCCAAGGAAGACATGTTCGTCTCGATTCTAAATCCTAGTGCCGGGATCAGCCACAATTACGAAACTTACGCTTGCCTAACGGTAGATGGCAAGTTGATCACGGGCTTGTTGGTGGGCGAGACCGAGGAAGAGATCACGATCAAGACGGCGGACGCTGTGTTGACTAAAATCCCGGCCGATGATGTGGAGGACTTGCGCAAGCAAGAAGTTTCGCTGATGCCCGCCGATCTGCAGAAGGCGATGTCGGTCCAGCAATTGGTCGATTTGGTGGACTACCTGCGGTTGCTGAAGAAACCAGAAGAAGCCGCCTTCAACGCCGTTGTTTCAGCCGGTGGCCCGCCCAGTCGTGAAGCCAATGATGCGATCGCTGGCTTCGAGATTGCAGAGGGGTTGAAGGTGCAATTGGCGGCTGCCGAGCCCATGATGCTGAGTCCCACAAGCATCGATGTGGACCATCTTGGCCGAGTCTGGGTGTGCGAAGTGGTCAATTACCGTCACTTCCGTAATCCCAACAACGAAGTCCGCGAAAGTGGTGATCGAATTTTGGTGATGGAGGACACCGATCAGGATGGAGCCATGGACAAGACGACGGTCTTCTACCAAGGCACCGACGTTGATTCGCCACACGGAATTTGCGTCCTGGGCGATCGTGTGATCCTATCCGCCGGTGAAAACGTCATGGTGTTTCGCGACACCAACGGCGATTTGAAGGCGGACGAGAAAACGCTGATGTTCACCGGGATATCCGGCGAGCAACATGACCACGGTATTCACTCTTTCATGCCTGGGCCCGACGGAAAGCTTTACTTTAACTTTGGCAACGAGGGCAAGCAGCTCAAGGACGCGTTTGGGAAACCGATCGTGGACAAGGCTGGCAACGTCGTCAACGACACGCGTCAACCTTACCAACATGGGATGGTGTTCCGTTGTGACTTGGATGGGTCAAACGTCGAAACCCTGGGGTGGAACTTCCGCAACAACTGGGAAGTCGCCGTGGATTCGTTTGGCGCGATGTGGCAATCTGATAACGACGACGATGGCAACCGCGGCACACGAATCAACTTCGTGATGGAATTTGGAAACTATGGTTACCGCAACGAGAAGAGCGGTAATTATTGGCAGGCCGAGCGAATTGGAATGCGAGAAGACATTGGCGAACGCCATTGGCATCTCAACGACCCAGGTGTGGTTCCAAACTTATTGCAAACTGGCGCTGGTTCGCCGACCGGGATCATCGTTTACGAAGGCAACCTACTGCCCGAGAAATATCAGAATCAAATCATCCATACCGACCCAGGACCCAACGTGGTGCGTGCTTATCCCGTCCAGGACTCGGGTGCCGGCTACACCGCGACAATTGAAAACATGGTCAGGGGTGTTCAGGATCCTTGGTTCCGTCCGGTCGATGTTTGCACCGCTCCTGATGGATCGGTGATCGTTGCGGACTGGTACGATCCGGGCGTCGGTGGTCACCGAATGGGCGATACGAAGCAAGGTCGCTTGTTCCGCATCACGGTGCCGGGCCATGAGTCCTATGTGACATCGAAACCAGACTTCACGAGCCTAGAAGGTGCGTCCAAAGCATTGGCTTCACCCAACAATGAGACCCGATTCCTGGCGGGCCAGGCAATCAAGACGATGTGGTCGAAAAATGCTCCCAACATCGACGACTACCTCGATGCGGACAAAGTTACCGATGCTCGCCTGCGGGCTCGTTGGATGTGGTTGTTGGCGAAGACCGCATCCACCGAGAAGGCGGCAATCATGAAGGCACTGACGGATTCCGAAACCAACATTCGTTTGGCAGCGATTCGAGCCGCACGCCAATCCGCCCAAGTCGACGACTTGGCGGTTGCCGAAATGATGATGGATGATTCGTCACCTCAGGTGCATCGGGAATTGGCAGTCTTGTTGCGAGGTCACAATTCCGAGAAGGCGGTGGAGCTCTGGACGGCGTTGGCGTTGAAATACGATGGCAAAGACCGCTGGTACCTCGAGGCGTTGGGCTTGTCGGCGGAAGGCAAGTGGGATGCCTGCCTTGATCATTGGCTTGAAGCGGTGGGCGACGATTGGAACTCACCAGCCAGACGTGACATTGTTTGGCGAGCCCGTTCGAACAAAGCTGCCGAATTGATGGGGCAATTGATCCTGCAGTCAGAGACATCAAAGGACCAGGAACGCTACTTCCGAGCACTCGAGTTCTTTGACGACGATGTTCGCAAGAATGCGATGTCGCAAATCCTCGCTGGCGCCTGA
- the uvrA gene encoding excinuclease ABC subunit UvrA, translating into MTTTEITVKGAREHNLQNVSITLPRGQLICFSGVSGSGKSSLAFDTLYAEGQRRYVESLSNYARQFMGQMPKPDVDLVSGLSPSISISQKSSGNNPRSTVGTITEIYDFLRVLYARVGTGHCPNCKCEITAQSSDAITTRMMDLPTEATVWVLAPVVRGQKGEFRDLFEDLRKQGYSRARVDGETYVLSDPPTLDRSKRHDVEVVVDRIEPDSRDRGRINEAIDVALKIGESTIMVSLSEANDAQAGAPKQDILYSSKYACGSCGQSFKPPSPQLFSFNSPQGMCESCDGLGHLYTFVPELLIPDDELSIRKGAIVLLGQWGEMGRYRRHIYKGVAEAMDEHFELEKGTMLEAKWCDLSEEQRHIWLWGTDESMEFTWQGGKRAKKYSGSFEGFIPELLERYKTTRNKMQLRQFEKFMATIGCPDCKGKRLNAQASAVLITSGADFGDEASETHSLSLPELCELSIDNLDKFFSDIRLGTTSQRIAGEALKEISARIGFLLGVGLEYLTLGRTAPTLSGGESQRIRLAGQIGSGLVGVLYILDEPSIGLHPRDNDRLIETLERLRDAGNTLIVVEHDEDTMRASDLIVDFGPGPGVKGGHIVAAGSVDAVKKSAKSVTGQFLSGTRSIEPAETLRPIDENTQISIKGARFHNLKNIDVSIPLGVVCCVTGVSGSGKSSLIGGILEPALRNVLNGAEQEIGDHDSLTGLEHLDKTIAIDQSPIGRTPRSNPATYVKVFDEIRNLYAKMSEAKTRGYTSSRFSFNVDGGRCAACDGNGATKLEMDFLADIWVTCPVCQGRRYNRETLSVQFKGHSIADVLEMDISQALEVFENIPKVADKLQTLVDVGLEYLKLGQPSPTLSGGEAQRIKLSRELSKTETGKTLYVLDEPTTGLHFADIQLLLGVIHRLADRGNTIVIVEHNTDVIKTADWVIDLGPEGGAGGGTIVAQGRPSDVAKVANSYTGAALAKSLGIERSKSIQVLPHRPMIAASEKSRTHVVVEHASEHNLKSVSVDVPRDAMTVFCGPSGSGKSSLAMDTIYAEGQRRYVESLSSYARQFIGQVQKPHVEKIEGLSPAVALEQKNLGHSPRSTVGTVTEVFDYLRILMARLGTMHCPDCQIPVGTQTPDQIVDKVMQHDEGTRALLLAPIEVQAGEASKDTWASLRSTGYQRVRIDGVTVGLDEAPPLDPRKKQTVQVVVDRIAIQESDRSRISDSVEQALSLGIGVLEIAFADPDREEPTWKTETHSQHLVCGCCGRSFPELTPHHFSFNSAIGWCPSCEGLGSQTGTNPAALIESATMTLAEGASLLWPSVEHSVSLWMLKALSRHTGIRTDVPFDELTVSEKRTLFRGTGPAWIEVQERDTKDKSESKQSVFRFQFKGFYPALEEASRLTPGLRGKLEQFTDEIDCATCDGSRLREESSAVRFRGKTIADLVLMPLDRLAGEVNAWKLDKREKKIAGELIREVTSRVSFLLDVGLDYLTLHRGAATLSGGEAQRIRLAGQLGSGLCGVLYVLDEPTIGLHPRDNRRLLGALHRLRDQGNTLLVVEHDRDVIAGSDYLCDFGPRAGRHGGRIVARGGPEAIEPAETSVTRGYIDGTKSIPVPKSRRPVMSESGKPLVNFLKVLGAKENNLQDVDLELPLGVMTAITGPSGSGKSSLIDGILYPVLARRLHRAKVRPGRHDKLEGVRHIDKVIRVDQSPLGNTPSSNPATYTGAFDHIRNLFAEIPEAAERKFTARTFSFNVAGGRCETCEGSGQLRIEMHFLPDVYVPCDECDSKRYKEEVLQVKLHGKSIADVLEMPIGEAVELFSAYPKIQGILQTICDVGLEYVTLGQSAPTLSGGEAQRVKLAAELSRPVTGNTLYLLDEPTTGLHFDDIDKLLGVTQRLVDLGNTVVMIEHNLDVIKCADWVIDLGPGAGVHGGEIVFTGTPEDLAATATKRRSKAKRHEPSPGVSVTASYLQEAIEDSALDGSKTFDAPKRKAKPKPATVEAAEPIPQSASESASKPSSKPVLESNDSKESESNGSLDPWKVLGRRWHSLGKGFPDGTKPQWPLEMADAALALIESVAGDDSLAFDSPGIVTVKPNGSKKAWAEIETKTPESLKVTLAGPPEAIDEDGLPSLRIDRPTSRGNQTKITLNLTDPKHIRSRKLKTFLKTHFAATVK; encoded by the coding sequence ATGACGACGACGGAAATCACGGTCAAAGGAGCTCGCGAGCACAACCTTCAAAATGTCTCGATCACCTTGCCGCGAGGGCAGTTGATCTGCTTCTCGGGGGTTTCCGGTTCCGGCAAGTCGTCGCTCGCTTTTGACACGCTGTACGCCGAAGGTCAACGGCGATATGTCGAGAGCTTGTCGAACTACGCCCGTCAATTCATGGGGCAAATGCCCAAGCCCGACGTCGATCTCGTTTCGGGTCTGTCGCCGTCGATTTCGATCTCCCAGAAGTCCTCGGGCAATAATCCTCGCTCGACCGTCGGCACGATCACCGAGATCTATGATTTCTTGCGAGTCCTTTACGCGCGAGTGGGGACCGGTCATTGCCCGAACTGCAAGTGTGAGATCACGGCCCAGTCCAGCGACGCGATCACGACGCGAATGATGGACTTGCCAACCGAAGCTACGGTTTGGGTGCTCGCCCCTGTGGTTCGAGGGCAAAAGGGTGAGTTTCGAGATCTCTTTGAAGACCTCCGCAAGCAGGGATATTCGCGAGCTCGCGTTGACGGCGAAACGTATGTGTTGAGCGATCCGCCCACACTCGATCGATCAAAGCGGCACGATGTCGAAGTTGTCGTGGATCGCATCGAACCCGACTCGCGAGATCGCGGCAGGATCAACGAAGCGATCGACGTGGCGCTAAAGATCGGCGAGTCCACGATCATGGTATCGCTGTCCGAAGCCAACGACGCTCAGGCCGGTGCACCGAAGCAGGACATTCTCTATTCGTCCAAGTACGCGTGCGGCTCGTGCGGTCAAAGTTTCAAGCCGCCATCGCCACAATTGTTTTCGTTCAATTCGCCTCAGGGCATGTGCGAATCATGTGACGGACTCGGCCATCTCTACACGTTCGTTCCTGAACTACTGATTCCCGATGACGAGCTATCGATCCGCAAAGGCGCGATCGTGTTGCTCGGGCAATGGGGTGAAATGGGTCGCTACCGTCGGCACATCTACAAGGGTGTGGCCGAAGCGATGGACGAGCACTTTGAGCTTGAAAAAGGCACGATGCTCGAAGCAAAGTGGTGTGACCTGAGCGAAGAGCAGCGGCACATCTGGTTGTGGGGAACCGATGAGTCGATGGAGTTCACTTGGCAAGGTGGCAAGCGAGCAAAGAAGTACTCCGGATCGTTCGAGGGTTTCATTCCGGAATTGCTTGAGCGCTACAAAACGACTCGCAACAAGATGCAACTGCGGCAATTCGAGAAGTTCATGGCAACGATCGGTTGCCCGGATTGCAAGGGAAAGCGTCTGAATGCCCAAGCCAGCGCAGTGCTCATCACCAGCGGTGCAGATTTTGGAGACGAAGCGTCGGAAACCCATTCGCTAAGCTTGCCTGAGCTTTGCGAACTTTCGATTGATAACCTCGATAAGTTTTTTTCGGACATCCGGCTCGGCACGACCAGTCAACGCATCGCCGGAGAAGCGCTGAAGGAAATCAGTGCTCGGATTGGTTTCTTGCTCGGTGTCGGTCTCGAATACTTGACCCTCGGGCGAACCGCTCCCACGCTTTCGGGCGGCGAGTCGCAACGGATTCGGTTGGCGGGTCAAATCGGCAGCGGTCTTGTTGGAGTGCTTTACATCCTTGATGAGCCATCGATTGGATTGCACCCTCGTGACAACGATCGCTTGATCGAAACACTCGAGCGCCTTCGTGATGCGGGCAATACGTTGATTGTCGTTGAACACGACGAAGACACGATGCGGGCTAGCGACTTGATCGTCGATTTTGGTCCCGGCCCCGGCGTCAAAGGCGGTCACATTGTCGCCGCCGGCAGTGTTGATGCGGTCAAGAAATCCGCCAAGAGCGTGACGGGGCAATTCCTTTCGGGAACCCGTTCGATCGAGCCAGCCGAAACGCTGCGTCCGATTGACGAGAACACGCAAATCTCGATCAAAGGCGCACGTTTTCACAATCTGAAGAACATCGACGTATCGATTCCGCTCGGTGTGGTTTGCTGCGTGACGGGTGTGTCGGGTAGTGGCAAGAGTTCGCTGATCGGCGGAATCCTCGAACCGGCTTTGCGAAACGTTCTTAATGGCGCCGAGCAGGAAATTGGTGATCACGATTCGCTGACCGGGTTGGAACATCTCGACAAAACCATCGCGATCGATCAATCACCGATCGGACGAACGCCTCGCAGTAATCCGGCGACGTATGTGAAGGTTTTCGATGAGATTCGGAATCTGTACGCCAAGATGTCTGAAGCCAAAACGCGTGGCTACACATCGTCGCGATTTAGTTTCAATGTCGATGGTGGGCGTTGCGCTGCTTGCGATGGAAACGGTGCTACCAAGCTCGAAATGGACTTCCTGGCGGATATTTGGGTCACATGCCCGGTTTGCCAAGGCCGTCGTTACAACCGCGAAACGTTGTCGGTTCAGTTCAAAGGTCACTCCATCGCCGATGTCCTGGAAATGGACATCTCGCAAGCGCTCGAAGTTTTTGAAAACATTCCTAAGGTGGCCGACAAACTGCAAACGCTTGTGGATGTGGGGCTTGAATACCTCAAGCTTGGCCAACCTTCGCCGACGCTTTCCGGTGGTGAGGCCCAACGGATCAAGCTTTCACGCGAACTTTCCAAAACCGAAACCGGCAAGACGCTGTACGTGCTCGATGAGCCGACGACGGGTTTGCACTTTGCCGACATTCAGCTCTTGCTTGGCGTGATTCATCGCTTGGCTGATCGCGGTAACACGATTGTGATCGTCGAACACAACACCGACGTGATCAAGACTGCGGACTGGGTCATCGATCTGGGGCCCGAAGGCGGTGCCGGTGGAGGCACAATTGTTGCCCAAGGCCGACCCTCTGACGTTGCAAAGGTAGCGAATTCTTACACCGGAGCAGCCTTAGCCAAATCGCTCGGCATCGAACGATCTAAATCAATCCAGGTCTTGCCCCATCGACCGATGATTGCGGCATCCGAGAAATCACGCACTCATGTGGTCGTTGAACACGCGAGTGAACACAACTTGAAATCGGTCAGTGTCGACGTTCCTCGCGATGCGATGACGGTCTTCTGTGGTCCGTCGGGAAGTGGCAAAAGCTCGCTGGCAATGGACACGATCTATGCGGAAGGCCAACGTCGCTATGTCGAATCGCTTTCGTCTTATGCTCGCCAATTCATCGGCCAAGTCCAAAAGCCACACGTCGAAAAGATTGAAGGCCTGTCGCCCGCGGTTGCCTTGGAACAGAAAAACTTGGGACATTCGCCACGCAGTACTGTCGGGACGGTGACCGAGGTATTCGATTACCTGAGGATCTTGATGGCGCGGTTGGGTACGATGCATTGTCCGGATTGCCAGATTCCCGTCGGCACCCAAACGCCTGATCAAATCGTGGACAAGGTAATGCAGCATGACGAAGGCACCCGAGCCTTGTTGCTGGCACCAATCGAAGTCCAAGCGGGTGAAGCATCCAAAGACACTTGGGCTTCACTTCGCAGTACTGGTTATCAACGTGTTCGCATTGATGGGGTTACGGTAGGCCTTGACGAAGCTCCGCCTTTGGACCCGCGTAAGAAGCAAACGGTCCAGGTCGTCGTGGACCGAATTGCGATTCAAGAATCTGATCGCTCTCGAATCAGCGACTCGGTGGAACAGGCGTTGTCGCTGGGAATCGGCGTCTTGGAAATTGCGTTCGCGGACCCTGATCGCGAAGAACCCACCTGGAAAACCGAGACTCATTCGCAGCATCTCGTTTGCGGTTGTTGTGGGCGATCGTTCCCTGAACTCACACCGCATCACTTTTCGTTCAACTCGGCGATTGGTTGGTGTCCTTCATGCGAAGGCTTAGGCTCGCAAACCGGAACAAATCCGGCGGCGTTGATAGAGTCCGCCACCATGACGCTTGCCGAAGGTGCCTCGTTGCTTTGGCCGAGTGTCGAGCACTCCGTATCGCTTTGGATGCTGAAAGCTCTGTCACGTCATACCGGAATTCGCACCGATGTTCCGTTTGATGAATTGACCGTTTCGGAAAAACGAACTCTTTTTCGGGGAACCGGTCCAGCTTGGATCGAGGTCCAGGAACGTGATACGAAGGACAAGTCCGAAAGCAAACAAAGCGTGTTTCGGTTCCAGTTCAAAGGCTTTTACCCTGCACTCGAAGAAGCGTCGCGGTTGACGCCGGGACTGCGGGGCAAGCTTGAGCAGTTCACCGACGAGATCGACTGTGCCACCTGCGATGGTTCACGATTGCGAGAAGAGTCATCCGCGGTTCGTTTCCGAGGCAAAACGATTGCCGATTTGGTGTTGATGCCATTGGATCGTTTGGCCGGTGAAGTCAACGCATGGAAACTCGACAAGCGTGAAAAGAAGATTGCTGGTGAGTTGATTCGCGAGGTGACCTCGCGAGTTAGTTTCCTACTCGATGTGGGGCTGGATTACTTGACGTTGCATCGAGGAGCCGCGACGCTTTCGGGCGGTGAGGCGCAGCGAATTCGACTGGCGGGACAACTGGGATCGGGATTGTGCGGCGTCCTGTACGTGCTCGATGAACCCACGATTGGATTGCACCCACGCGACAACCGACGTTTGCTCGGCGCGTTGCACCGCCTGCGCGATCAAGGCAACACGCTGCTGGTGGTCGAACACGATCGAGATGTGATCGCGGGTAGTGATTACCTTTGTGACTTTGGCCCTCGCGCCGGGCGTCATGGCGGACGCATTGTTGCCCGCGGTGGTCCCGAAGCAATAGAGCCTGCGGAAACTTCGGTCACGCGAGGCTACATCGATGGCACCAAGTCCATTCCCGTGCCGAAGTCGCGGCGTCCTGTCATGAGCGAGTCCGGGAAGCCGTTGGTTAATTTCCTAAAGGTACTCGGCGCGAAAGAAAACAATCTGCAGGACGTTGACCTGGAATTGCCCCTGGGTGTGATGACGGCGATTACCGGGCCCAGCGGCAGCGGTAAGAGTTCGCTCATTGATGGAATCCTCTATCCGGTCCTCGCTCGTCGTTTGCACCGCGCCAAAGTTCGTCCCGGACGGCATGACAAACTCGAAGGTGTTCGCCACATCGATAAGGTCATTCGCGTTGACCAATCACCGCTTGGTAACACACCTAGCAGTAACCCGGCGACCTATACCGGCGCGTTCGATCATATTCGCAACTTGTTTGCCGAGATTCCCGAAGCCGCCGAGCGTAAGTTCACCGCTCGGACCTTTAGCTTTAACGTAGCCGGTGGTCGATGCGAAACGTGCGAAGGCAGTGGGCAGTTGCGAATCGAGATGCACTTCTTGCCCGATGTGTATGTGCCCTGCGACGAATGTGATTCGAAGCGTTACAAAGAGGAAGTGTTGCAGGTCAAGCTGCACGGAAAGTCGATCGCCGATGTGTTGGAGATGCCAATTGGCGAGGCCGTTGAATTGTTTTCGGCCTATCCCAAGATTCAAGGCATCTTGCAAACCATTTGCGACGTCGGTCTCGAATACGTCACGCTTGGTCAATCAGCACCGACACTTTCGGGCGGTGAAGCCCAGCGAGTGAAGTTGGCTGCCGAGTTGTCGCGTCCGGTTACGGGCAACACGCTGTACCTCCTCGATGAACCGACAACCGGTTTGCACTTTGATGATATCGACAAGCTGTTGGGCGTGACTCAGCGGTTAGTCGATTTGGGCAATACCGTTGTGATGATCGAGCACAATCTCGACGTGATCAAGTGCGCCGATTGGGTGATTGATTTGGGGCCTGGGGCCGGTGTGCATGGCGGTGAGATCGTGTTCACGGGAACGCCGGAAGATCTTGCGGCCACCGCTACGAAACGAAGGTCCAAAGCTAAGCGACATGAACCGAGTCCCGGTGTTAGTGTCACGGCATCGTACCTGCAGGAAGCCATCGAAGATTCCGCACTCGACGGATCTAAGACGTTCGATGCACCCAAGCGAAAGGCAAAGCCTAAACCTGCAACCGTCGAAGCGGCGGAGCCTATCCCACAATCGGCGTCAGAGTCCGCATCAAAGCCAAGCTCAAAACCCGTTTTGGAATCCAATGATTCTAAGGAGTCCGAATCCAACGGTTCGCTCGACCCTTGGAAAGTATTGGGCCGTCGCTGGCATTCGCTCGGGAAAGGGTTTCCAGATGGAACAAAACCTCAATGGCCACTCGAAATGGCGGACGCGGCGCTGGCATTGATCGAATCGGTAGCGGGGGATGATTCGCTAGCCTTTGACTCACCCGGCATCGTCACCGTCAAACCTAACGGATCGAAAAAGGCTTGGGCCGAGATTGAAACTAAGACGCCCGAATCCCTAAAGGTCACGCTTGCCGGACCGCCCGAAGCGATCGACGAAGACGGACTGCCCAGCTTGCGAATAGATCGCCCTACGTCTCGCGGCAATCAAACCAAGATTACGCTCAACTTGACCGATCCAAAGCACATCCGTAGTCGAAAGCTAAAGACGTTCTTGAAGACGCACTTTGCCGCGACTGTGAAGTAG
- a CDS encoding thioredoxin family protein, with amino-acid sequence MTIQRDRTSRVEFLSWCLMGSLALCLATGCSFSSRLGSGSSSVTAEDISELTGGISEDRLVLAKFGAPWCGPCRQVDAELDKLEKSDGQQVHVIKIDVDDAPELSAKFGVQSIPHMFLISGDQVVDQTVGYLSHSKLQSWIKSTGPVRVGRTQTNPYAASDSDE; translated from the coding sequence GTGACCATCCAACGAGACCGAACCAGCCGAGTGGAATTTTTGTCCTGGTGCTTGATGGGCAGCTTAGCCCTTTGCCTCGCGACCGGTTGCTCGTTTTCGTCGCGTTTGGGATCGGGCAGTTCGTCCGTCACCGCAGAGGACATCTCAGAACTGACCGGTGGGATTAGTGAAGACCGCTTAGTTCTGGCAAAATTCGGTGCTCCCTGGTGTGGTCCTTGCCGCCAAGTTGACGCGGAACTTGACAAGTTAGAAAAGAGCGACGGTCAACAGGTTCACGTGATCAAGATTGACGTCGATGACGCTCCGGAACTTTCGGCCAAGTTTGGCGTGCAGTCGATCCCCCACATGTTCTTGATCAGCGGTGACCAAGTTGTCGATCAAACCGTTGGCTATCTATCGCACTCCAAGTTGCAAAGCTGGATCAAATCGACGGGCCCTGTGCGCGTGGGTCGAACTCAGACCAACCCGTACGCAGCGAGCGACTCGGACGAGTAA